A single genomic interval of Nonomuraea rubra harbors:
- a CDS encoding ABC transporter substrate-binding protein: MRHRTRRSVAAGLAAVALIAAGCTQSAEKPASDFKEADGKAAAQRWVSQEFTPSTLSKEQQLAELDWFIKAAAPYRGMQINVVSETITTHEYESQQLAKAFTEITGIRIKHDLIQEGDVVEKLQTQIQGNQNIYDAYVNDSDLIGTHSRGDYVVPLSDYMAGEGRNVTSPTLDLNDFIGISFTTGPDKKVYQLPDQQFANLYWFRYDWFTDPEIKKQFRDAYGYDLGVPVNWAAYEDIADFFTSKVNGNGTIDGKKVYGHMDYGRKDPSLGWRFTDAWLSMAGNGDPGIPNGLPVDDWGIRVENCRPVGSSVTRGGDTNGPAAVYALTKYVDWLKKYAPREAAGMNFSEAGPVPAQGNIAQQIFWYTSFTADMTKEGLPVVNSDGTPKWRIAPSPHGSYWKTGNKLGYQDAGSWTLLKSTPQDRRAAAWLYAQFVTSKTVSLKKSIVGLTFIRDSDVKSKYFADNAEKYGGLIEFYNSPARKQWTPTGTNVPDYPKLAQLWWQNVATAVTGETTPQQSMDNLARQQDEILSRLERLSQQREGYGGQCAPKLNQERDAQYWYDQPGAPAPKLADERGKPETLDYDKLIATWKQGD, encoded by the coding sequence ATGAGGCATCGGACACGCAGATCCGTGGCCGCCGGTCTGGCCGCGGTCGCCCTCATAGCGGCCGGATGCACGCAGAGCGCGGAGAAGCCGGCGAGCGACTTCAAGGAGGCCGACGGCAAGGCCGCGGCCCAGAGGTGGGTGTCGCAGGAGTTCACCCCGAGCACGCTGAGCAAGGAGCAGCAGCTCGCCGAGCTGGACTGGTTCATCAAGGCCGCGGCGCCGTACCGGGGCATGCAGATCAACGTGGTGTCCGAGACGATCACCACGCACGAGTACGAGTCGCAGCAGCTCGCCAAGGCGTTCACCGAGATCACCGGGATCAGGATCAAGCACGACCTGATCCAGGAGGGCGACGTCGTCGAGAAGCTCCAGACGCAGATCCAGGGCAACCAGAACATCTACGACGCCTACGTCAACGACTCCGACCTCATCGGCACCCACTCGCGCGGCGACTACGTGGTGCCGCTGTCGGACTACATGGCCGGCGAGGGCAGGAACGTCACCTCGCCCACCCTCGACCTGAACGACTTCATCGGCATCAGCTTCACCACCGGCCCGGACAAGAAGGTCTACCAGCTCCCCGACCAGCAGTTCGCCAACCTCTACTGGTTCCGCTACGACTGGTTCACCGACCCGGAGATCAAGAAGCAGTTCAGGGACGCGTACGGCTACGACCTCGGCGTCCCGGTCAACTGGGCGGCCTACGAGGACATCGCCGACTTCTTCACCAGCAAGGTCAACGGCAACGGCACCATCGACGGCAAGAAGGTCTACGGCCACATGGACTACGGCCGCAAGGACCCGTCCCTGGGCTGGCGCTTCACCGACGCCTGGCTGTCGATGGCCGGCAACGGCGACCCCGGCATCCCCAACGGCCTGCCGGTGGACGATTGGGGCATCAGGGTGGAGAACTGCCGCCCGGTCGGCTCGTCCGTCACCCGCGGCGGCGACACCAACGGCCCCGCCGCGGTCTACGCGCTGACGAAGTACGTGGACTGGCTGAAGAAGTACGCGCCCCGCGAGGCGGCGGGCATGAACTTCAGCGAGGCGGGGCCGGTGCCCGCGCAGGGCAACATCGCCCAGCAGATCTTCTGGTACACCTCGTTCACGGCCGACATGACCAAGGAGGGCCTGCCGGTCGTCAACAGCGACGGCACGCCCAAGTGGCGCATCGCGCCGAGCCCGCACGGCTCGTACTGGAAGACCGGCAACAAGCTGGGCTACCAGGACGCCGGCTCCTGGACGCTGCTGAAGAGCACGCCGCAGGACCGCAGGGCGGCGGCCTGGCTGTACGCGCAGTTCGTGACGTCGAAGACGGTGTCGCTGAAGAAGTCGATCGTCGGGCTGACGTTCATCCGCGACTCCGACGTCAAGAGCAAGTACTTCGCCGACAACGCCGAGAAGTACGGCGGCCTGATCGAGTTCTACAACTCGCCGGCCCGCAAGCAGTGGACGCCGACCGGCACGAACGTGCCCGACTACCCGAAGCTGGCCCAGCTCTGGTGGCAGAACGTGGCCACCGCCGTGACCGGCGAGACCACGCCGCAGCAGTCGATGGACAACCTGGCCAGGCAGCAGGACGAGATCCTGTCCCGGCTGGAGCGGCTGTCGCAGCAGCGGGAGGGGTACGGCGGCCAGTGCGCGCCCAAGCTGAACCAGGAGCGTGACGCCCAGTACTGGTACGACCAGCCGGGCGCCCCGGCGCCGAAGCTCGCCGACGAGCGCGGCAAGCCGGAGACGCTCGACTACGACAAGCTGATCGCCACCTGGAAGCAGGGCGACTGA
- a CDS encoding acetylesterase, with protein MFSELAGIAAAQRGLYPVLPGPELRAAAREAIGVLDLAAADVRVERTWTDGDLHGEELSWSVGFGPRTRAYLLKPRDAGGPLPGVVALHCHAGMKWVGKEKIADGPGEPSPEVRRLRDGIYGGRAFANALARRGFVVLAHDVFVWGSRRFPLETAEGPPGAARRGDAPGAPLSEADRYDLLAREHEHVVAKHCAALGTSFTGVVAGEDLAAAAYLRSRPDVGAVGCAGLSGGGLRAALLGAFDPDVRAVVVAAMASSYRDMLGGHVERHTWMLWPPGLPRLGDYPDLIAARAPGPLMVQYAMRDELFPEAGMLRAHAIIGERYRDAPESYAAVFAEVPHSFDVPMQERAFDWLAAQLKV; from the coding sequence GTGTTCTCTGAGCTGGCCGGGATCGCCGCCGCGCAGCGCGGGCTCTACCCGGTCCTGCCCGGGCCCGAGCTGCGGGCGGCGGCCAGGGAGGCCATCGGGGTGCTCGACCTGGCGGCCGCGGACGTGCGCGTCGAGCGGACCTGGACCGACGGCGACCTGCACGGCGAGGAGCTGTCGTGGTCGGTCGGGTTCGGGCCGCGCACGCGGGCGTACCTGCTCAAGCCCCGCGACGCCGGCGGGCCGCTGCCCGGGGTGGTGGCGCTGCACTGCCACGCCGGGATGAAGTGGGTGGGCAAGGAGAAGATCGCCGACGGGCCCGGGGAGCCGTCGCCCGAGGTGCGGCGGCTGCGGGACGGCATCTACGGCGGCCGGGCCTTCGCGAACGCGCTGGCCCGGCGCGGGTTCGTGGTGCTCGCGCACGACGTGTTCGTCTGGGGCAGCCGCCGCTTCCCCCTGGAGACTGCTGAGGGGCCGCCCGGCGCGGCGCGGCGTGGGGACGCCCCCGGCGCGCCCCTCAGCGAGGCCGACCGGTATGACCTGCTGGCCAGGGAGCACGAGCACGTGGTGGCCAAGCACTGCGCCGCGCTCGGCACCTCGTTCACGGGTGTCGTCGCCGGCGAGGACCTGGCGGCGGCGGCCTACCTGCGCTCGCGCCCCGACGTCGGCGCGGTCGGCTGCGCCGGCCTGTCGGGCGGCGGCCTGCGGGCGGCGCTGCTCGGCGCGTTCGACCCGGACGTGCGCGCGGTCGTCGTCGCCGCGATGGCCTCCTCCTACCGGGACATGCTCGGCGGCCACGTCGAGCGGCACACCTGGATGCTCTGGCCGCCCGGCCTGCCGCGGCTGGGCGACTATCCCGACCTGATCGCCGCCCGCGCCCCCGGACCGCTCATGGTCCAGTACGCGATGCGCGACGAGCTGTTCCCCGAGGCGGGCATGCTCCGCGCCCACGCCATCATCGGCGAGCGGTACCGCGACGCCCCCGAGAGCTACGCCGCCGTGTTCGCCGAGGTGCCGCACAGCTTCGACGTGCCCATGCAGGAGCGGGCCTTCGACTGGCTGGCGGCCCAGCTCAAGGTCTAG
- a CDS encoding Gfo/Idh/MocA family protein, translated as MRYAFVGLGHRAQMYVDALLGEWHDTGTIVALCDTNRTRMDYYVERIGRQVPCFAPDEFGKVLELADAVIVTTVDAAHARYVCAALDAGLDVIVEKPLTTDADGCAAIAAAAERATGKLIVTFNYRYSPRNSAVRRLLQQGAIGEVTSVHFEWLLDTIHGADYFRRWHRERASSGGLLVHKSTHHFDLVNWWLDAAPELVFAQTGLRFYGAGNARKRGLTGRPERAHGAPGLGTDPFLLDISRDERLKRLYLDAEHEDGYVRDRDVFGEGIDIDDNMSVMVRYTDRAVLTYSLHAHAPWEGYRVAFNGTAGRLELDVVEREWTPPHAAVDPSAASKEHATGSSERLLLRRHWSEPEEVPIESGAGGHGGGDRLLLDDVFRGPGDDPLARQAGWRDGIRSVLTGHAAGVSARTGAPVRLADDGTRVL; from the coding sequence ATGAGGTACGCGTTCGTCGGGCTCGGGCACCGCGCGCAGATGTACGTCGACGCGCTGCTCGGGGAGTGGCACGACACCGGAACCATCGTCGCCCTGTGCGACACCAACCGGACCCGCATGGACTACTACGTCGAGCGGATCGGCCGGCAGGTGCCGTGCTTCGCCCCCGATGAGTTCGGCAAGGTGCTGGAGCTCGCCGACGCGGTCATCGTCACCACCGTCGACGCCGCGCACGCGCGATACGTGTGCGCGGCGCTCGACGCGGGCCTCGACGTCATCGTGGAGAAACCGCTCACGACCGACGCCGACGGCTGCGCGGCCATCGCGGCCGCCGCGGAGCGCGCCACCGGCAAGCTGATCGTCACCTTCAACTACCGGTACTCGCCCCGCAACTCCGCCGTACGCCGCCTCCTCCAGCAGGGCGCGATCGGCGAAGTCACCTCGGTGCACTTCGAGTGGCTGCTCGACACCATCCACGGCGCCGACTACTTCCGCCGCTGGCACCGCGAGCGGGCCAGCTCCGGCGGGCTGCTCGTGCACAAGTCCACCCACCACTTCGACCTGGTCAACTGGTGGCTGGACGCGGCGCCCGAGCTCGTCTTCGCCCAGACCGGCCTGCGCTTCTACGGCGCCGGGAACGCCAGGAAGCGCGGCCTGACCGGCCGCCCCGAGCGCGCCCACGGCGCACCCGGGCTCGGCACGGACCCGTTCCTGCTCGACATCTCCAGGGACGAGCGGCTCAAGCGGCTCTACCTGGACGCCGAGCACGAGGACGGCTACGTCCGCGACCGGGACGTCTTCGGCGAGGGCATCGACATCGACGACAACATGTCGGTCATGGTGCGCTACACCGACCGCGCGGTCCTGACGTACTCGCTGCACGCCCACGCCCCCTGGGAGGGGTATCGGGTGGCCTTCAACGGCACGGCGGGGCGGCTGGAGCTGGACGTGGTGGAGCGGGAGTGGACGCCCCCGCACGCCGCCGTCGATCCCAGCGCGGCCTCCAAGGAACACGCGACCGGCTCGTCGGAGCGGCTGCTGCTGCGCCGGCACTGGAGCGAGCCCGAGGAGGTGCCCATCGAGTCGGGGGCCGGCGGGCACGGCGGCGGCGACCGGCTGCTGCTGGACGACGTCTTCCGCGGCCCCGGCGACGACCCGCTGGCCAGGCAGGCCGGCTGGCGCGACGGCATCCGCAGCGTGCTGACCGGTCACGCGGCCGGCGTCTCCGCCCGCACCGGGGCTCCCGTGCGCCTGGCCGACGACGGCACGCGTGTTCTCTGA